In Pseudobythopirellula maris, the genomic stretch TCGTCGACGACATCCAGGTCGGCTGCGGTCGCACGGGCAAGTTCTTCAGCTTCGAGGCCGCCAACCTCGACCCGGACATCGTTTGCCTCTCCAAGTCGCTCTCGGGCTACGGCGTTCCCCTCTCCGTGACGATGTTCCGCCGCGAGCTCGACGTGTGGGAGCCCGGCAAGCACAACGGCACCTTCCGCGGCCACAACCTGGCGTTCGTCACCGCGACCGCCGCGCTCAACGAGTACTGGCGCGACGACGAGCTCACCAAGGCCGTCGGCCGCAAGTCGAGCACCGTGCAGGAGACCCTGCACAGCCTCGCCGACGAGTACGGCGCCCAGGTCCGCGGCCGGGGCATGATCAACGGCATCGAGTTCGAGACCCCCGAGGTCGCCCCGCTCATCTCGCAGGCGGCGTTCGAACGCGGCCTGCTGGTCGAGACCGCCGGCGCCAACGATCAGGTCGTCAAGCTGATCCCGCCGCTGACGATCGACGAGGACGAGCTCGCCCGCGGTCTGGGCCTGCTCGAGGAGTGCGTGCACGACGCCCACCGCGAAGTCGCCGTCGCCAGCTAAACGGGCGCGGCCACGCGGCCGCCGCCGTGGATCGCGTCACCGCATCTCATTCAACCCATTCGCTGAGGAAAGAACCGAAGATGATCGTTCGCTCACTGGAAGAACTGAAAGACGCCGGCCGGGTCGTGTCCGACACCGGCTGGACCAGCCGCCGCCTGCTGCTCGCCGATGACGGCATGGGCTTCTCGGTGCACGACACCGAGATCGACGAGGGCGCCAAGCTCGAGTTGCACTACCAGAACCACCTGGAGTCGGTTTACGTCATCGAGGGGACCGGCCACATCACGGACCTGGCGACCGGCGAGAAGCACCCGCTGCAGCCCGGCACGGTTTACGCCTTGGATCAGAACGACAAGCACATCCTTGTCGCCGAGACCAAGCTGCGCACGGTCTGCGTGTTCAACCCGCCGCTGGTGGGCCCCGAGTCGCACGACGAGAACGGCGCCTACCCGCTGCTGACGGCCGAAACCGCCGCCTCTTAAAGACGAATCGCCATGGGCTAGAGCGGTTTTCGAATTGGTGTGGACGAGCGGGGAAGCGATTGGGGGCGTGGCGAGGAAGCCGAAGCAGGCAATGCGGTGCATTGCCGATGCAGGCTGACGAAGCCATGACGCCGATCGCGAGCCGAGCGTCTACACCAATGAGCAAACCGCTCTAGATTCCCCCCCGGGCCGCTGGCCGGGGGGAGTCGGCCCATCGCGTCTCGCGCCCTCGCCGCCGCCGCTCGCAAGCCCCGCGGCCCGGGGCTTTAACCGAGCGGCTTCTCGTCGACGACGGGCGCCAAAACCGGCGCCACGTCGAGCTCTTCGGCGCCCATCATCTCCACGATCGTCTCGAGACTCGTGAGCAGATTCTGACGCTCGGCGTCCGACAACGCGTTCAGCCGGGTCAAGAAGCGTTCCTGCAGCGGCATCGGGAGCTTGCGTATCTTCGAGCGGCCGCCGGGCGTCACGCGCAGCAGCACCCGCCTGCGATCCTCGGTCGCCCGCTCACGCGTGATCAGGCCGAGGTGGTCGAGCCGGTCGAGGATCCGCGAGACCGTCGCCGGGCTGAGCTGCACGGTCTCGGTCAGTTGGGCGGCGGTGATCTGGTCCTTCGCCCCCGCCTCGCCGATCAGCCGCAGGCAGATCAGCTGCGTCGCCGAGAGCCCCGCCTCCTTGGCGAGCTGGCGCGAATGATCGGCCGTGCGTCGCAGCACCCGCCGAATCGCCTTCAAGATACGGTCGGCAACGGCGTCCCCGGGCGTCGCCTGCGAGGCGACCTGCTTGCGTTTCGTCTCGTTTCGGCCATTCGGCATCGGCTAAGAACTTCTCGGCAGCGGCTCTAAAGGATCGATTCCAACACGGCGGTCGCGAACGCCAGTCGGCAAAATATCTAAGCGGTTTGGCGCCAGTATACTCCCCCCCGCCCCAACCTCAACGGATCCGCGGCGGCTCAGTCGTGTTGGGGGAAACCACAGCGTTCCCACCGCCTCCGGCCCCACCGGCTCCCACCCACCGGCCCCCACCCATCGCCCCGCGGCCTCAGCAGCCGCGACGCCCGGCTGGCGCCCTGCTCAGCCCCGCGGCGCCGGCCGCCACGATCGCCAGCCAAAGCCCCCGCGGCTCGGGCGCCTGCGTGGGGTTTGCGCCGAGGGGGAGCGATTGGCCGAAGTGGGCGATCCACAGCTGATAGTCGTCGTCGTCCACCACGCCATCGCCGTCGCCATCGGCGGCCAGCCCAAAGCCCGCCGAGCCGCGCAGATCACGCCACACGGTGAAGTCGGCCGCGTCGACCACGCCGTTGCCGTTGTAGTCGCCCGCGAGTGCGGGCGCCGGGAACTGCGAGGCGACTCCGTACCCCAAGTCGCGCAGCAGCGCCGCGTCTAACTCGGTCAGGTGCTTCCGCACGCCGCGCAGCGCGTTTGGATCGAGCGACGCCTCGGACACGATGTCGCCCGAGCCCCACACGATCGATTGCACGTTCTGAGCGAAGTGCCCCCCCACGGCCGGCACGGGGCCGCCGTACGTGGCGACAAGGTTCTCACCGACCAAGTCGCCCGAGCCGTCGAGCCCCACGTAGGCCGCCATGTTGCTCGTCGTCGCCCCGAGCGCGTGGATCAGCTCGTGCAGCGCGGTGGCGTATAGGTCGAGTCGGCCGTCGGCCACAGGGTCGACCGACTCGAGGTCGAAGCCCTTCCAACTGTCCGACGAGGTCGAGTAACGCCAGTTGTCGCTCGGCGTGTCGAACGTGGGGGTCTTGTCCGCGTCTTGCACGCCGTAGTCGTCGGTCGGGTCGACGCCCGGCGGCTGGCCGGCGTACCAGCTGTCGCTGAGGTCGAAGTAAACGCGCCCGCCCCAGGTGTTGAACTCGGCGCCGGCGAATGAGTCGCTTACCTAAATCGGTCGACTTGCACAAGTAGCTTAAGCCTAGGGGCGTGCCCATTAAATTGTTGGTCGAATCTCGCTGGAGCTCTACAGCCAGGCTATCCATCATTCAGTATCACTTACGCTTAATTGATTGACCAAACGCGTATGCGATTCCTCTAGAGATCTAAGATTCATTATTACCTGACGACAATAAAGAGGCCCGTGATCGCTGAATCTCATGTAATCTCTCACGGAAGGAGCGGCCGTGCTCGCACCAAGAAGAGGATCAGAAGCAGGATCACTATTACTACTGCTCCCCACTGCGTCTTCCGTCCACTTCACAATTAATTGAATATCTTCAGACAAGACTCTAAGCTGTTGCAAGGTAACGTCTTTCGCGAGCGTATTCGGCCTTCTTTCGCTGAGGTAATCGAAGATGCTTTTCATCCGCGCAATCTTCTGCGGACTTGTCGGTACAGTCAAGTATACATTGGACGCAGATAGCAACAGCCTCTCTTCTGCCTGAATGCACATCTCCACTGGAAGCTGTGGAACCTCATACGAAGCAAGGACTCTAAGAAGGTCAATGCGTGGGGCAACCACTGCTAAATCGTATCCGCCCGCGTCCTCCCGCTCCCATTCTTGAACGCTCCGCATCTTGCTAGAGTCTGCATACTGATACAAACGATCAAGCACCCCTTCTCTCGGCTGCGCGTCACCCTCTGTTAACTGCAAATCAGCTAGACTAGGGATTGCATGTATAAGAGCCTCGATGGCGCTCGCGTTGGGTTTCTTTGTCATGCAGTCAACATACGCATTCGCATGCCTCACAGCATTGCCCATGTCTCCCAGGCTTGCGTGCTTCCTAGCTAAGAAGAGGTAAAATATCGCTCCGTCGCTACCAAGTGCCCCACTTTCGGACATGCGGCCAAGCCGCTCCTCAACCTCGACCAGTTGGCCAGTATTTAAGAGCACTCTGAGCAGCGAGAAGCTATACCTTTCATCATCGCCGGCGAGAGATGCTCGTTCTGCAAATGGCTGCGCTAGCTTCCAATCACCAAGCATCTCGTAACTTAATGCTATACCCATCGCGTCATCCGCTGAAAGTATTGATGGGTCAGAATCAGCGAATCGATTCACTATGCGTGATAATTGCTCATGGTACGAATGCTCCAAGGTACCTAGGCCCGCACCGCTTAGACCATCAACAGGAATACGCTTAAAATGAGACTGTACACTATTGTAAGCAGCAAGCGGCGACACGCTAGCCATGTCTAACTGACCAGCTGCATGCACGCCAGAACTGCGATTGCTACCCGCTTCAATCTCAGCGGCACCCACCGAGTTGCAAGCGACACACAGCACGATGCACAAATAACGCAACATACCCCCCATAGGATCACCTCCGCTAGTATTTGATTACATTAATACAGCGTGCCGCTACTCAGTTAGAGTAGCACTCATGGATACTTCACCCACCACCGCGCTAGAGGCATCCCCTGTTGTAATGCCATACCCACCAGCCCCCCACTGCCCTGCATACATCTCATAATCGTCTCCTACCAATACAGCCTGCGTAAACACAAGCTCCTCCCGCAATGATGGCTTGAACACAGGCCCAGACACCGCCGCTGCAGCATTAACGTCATCCTCAGTAGAGGAGGTTAGGGTGTGACTAATTTCCCAGCCAGCCGCCCCCTGATACACCGCCTGCGCCACACTATCACCAACATAAGCCATTACCGTATACCCCTGGTCGAAAGAGGCATCACCATGCGACTCAAGGCGTATGCACCCTTTCATGGTGGCTAAACCATTACTCGTCCCCGCCGGCTGAAGTGGAGTCCACTCATTGTAAGAGTAGCAATGAACGTCCCATTCTGGCCGTAGCACTCCTGCGGAAAGCGACCCGGTACTAGAAGTAGAGTAGCAAGAAGAACTGCCGACTGGCAGTAAAAGCGATGCGCCTACCGGCACGCCACAGTTGCCTGAATAGCAGGACGCATGCGATTGAGCATACTCCATGGGTGAAGACAGACTGGCAGGTATAACCCAAACAGAGGTATCGGAGTCAGACGCAAAGTAAGAGTCAGATGACGCGGCGTTGTCGCAGACGCCGTTCTCGGTGGATACTGATACATCCCCATACTGCGAGGGGTAACCTAGTGTCTCTGCAGCACGCTGGAACAATACTTGGTGAACATACGGACCCTCTTCCTCCTCCTCTTCCTCCTCCTCTTCTTCCTCCTCTTCCAACTCGAAGCAACCGAATTCATACTCCTCTTCCTCTTCCTCTTCCTCTTCCTCTTCCTCTTCTCCACCGCCCTCGCAGAAAAACTCCGCCGCTGATGTAGCCACTGCGTCTGACAATCCAGACGTGTCTGCATCATCCATGGAAACGCAGTCGGAGCAAGTGTAGGTGGGCGGCAAGAACCCAGCTGGGCAACCGGTTGTACCACTCAATGACACACCGCTGCAAGAAATGGAGGTGGAGGCCCGCACGTTCCCCTGCGTTTGCCCGGGGGACAAAGGCGTGACCTTGTGATACACAGTGTTAACACTGGGAACCGCAATGAGCCCCCCCGTACCATCCCTGTTTGCGGGCACTTGAAATCCCGTACTGCTATTGCCAAGAGCACTTACAGACCAGCCGAAGCAATGGCCCTTAGAACTGCACGTGCAATAAGCGTGCGCGTCTGCATTCCCTTCACTCGAGAAATCCACCTCAGATAATATCTTTAGATATATAAAGCACTCACGACGGCAGTCGGCGTCGG encodes the following:
- a CDS encoding ectoine synthase, producing the protein MIVRSLEELKDAGRVVSDTGWTSRRLLLADDGMGFSVHDTEIDEGAKLELHYQNHLESVYVIEGTGHITDLATGEKHPLQPGTVYALDQNDKHILVAETKLRTVCVFNPPLVGPESHDENGAYPLLTAETAAS
- a CDS encoding MarR family winged helix-turn-helix transcriptional regulator; amino-acid sequence: MPNGRNETKRKQVASQATPGDAVADRILKAIRRVLRRTADHSRQLAKEAGLSATQLICLRLIGEAGAKDQITAAQLTETVQLSPATVSRILDRLDHLGLITRERATEDRRRVLLRVTPGGRSKIRKLPMPLQERFLTRLNALSDAERQNLLTSLETIVEMMGAEELDVAPVLAPVVDEKPLG